The genomic DNA ATTAATCGAGGCATTTTTGCCATTTTTGCCTTTAATTTTGTTTGTAATGGCGAATGTCAATGCTTTCGGATTATGGCCTGGATTTTTCTATTCATGGATCGGGGCATGTAGCGGCGCACTTCTTGTCTTTATTTTAATTAGAAAGTTTGGACATACGAGGATTTTAGCATTTCTCCAACATCAAAAACAAGTGAGCAAATTGATGAAGTGGTTTGAAAAACATGGTTTTGGACCGTTGTTTTTATTACTTTGTTATCCATTTACACCATCAGCTGTTGTGAATATTGTTGCCGGATTATCAAAAATTAACATCGGCCAATATATGTTAGCGGTTTTGGCTGGAAAAATGGTCATGATTTTTACTCTTAGTTTCGTCGGTCATGACATTATTTCATTAATTACGCAACCAATGAGAACAACGATTGTCTTAATCATTATTTTTATATTATGGTATGTTGGTAAAAGGATTGAAGTAAGATTGAATATGAGCGGAGAAAAAGACCACACAGGTGGGTGATGGGGGATATAATGAAAAAAGAGTTAATGAAAGAAAGTACAGAGTATCTTAAAGCGATATTAATAGGAATTATCATTTTTGTATTAATTCGTACTTTTTTATTTACTAACTATATAGTTAATGGTGAATCAATGATGCCAACTCTTGAAGAAGGAAATAAGCTGATTGTAAATAAGATTAGCACACAAATTGGAAAGTTAAATCGTTTTGATGTGATCGTTTTTCACGCTACTGACTGAAGAAGAAGAAGATTATGTGAAAAGAATTATTGGTTTGCCTGGAGATAGTGTTGAATATCGTAATGATCAATTATATATTAACGGTAAAAAATATGATGAGCCTTATTTAGATCACTATAAACGAGAAAATCAGGAGGGCTATTTAACGGAAAATTTTTTCTTAAAGGAGATTACAGGGAAAAATACTGTTCCAGGGGACATGTTATTTGTTCTTGGTGATAACAGAAAAGGAAGTTGGGATAGCCGTGATTTCGGTTTTATAAAAATTGATCAAGTTGTAGGAAAGGTGAATCTTCGCTACTGGCCATTAACTGATTTTGATACATCACTTTAGAATACATATGAATCTAGTTGAAAGAATTCGAAAGAGTAATTGAACTCGAATTTTTTTTTATTTTATTTCGTATTTCAAAATGGTCATAAATAATGGATCTTATTTAAAGTTTCATATAATCAGAACCACAGTTAAGTGGTATGATTTAAAATATGTTAAAATATTATAAATATTACAAGAATGGAGGAGAGAGCTGTATGGAAATTCCCATATCAATCATTCAAACAAAGCTGCTAGTGCCCAATGTGAAGGAAAACTGGATACATAGATCAAAGTTAACGAAAAAAATGAAGTCTATTCCTAAATTTCCATTAACAATTCTGCATTCAGGTGCCGGTTACGGGAAGAGTACAGCATTAGCTCTTTTTGCAAAGGGAATTAAAATGAATTGTTA from Bacillus aquiflavi includes the following:
- a CDS encoding TVP38/TMEM64 family protein; amino-acid sequence: MDFEAIKTWMTLENIMDLIEEYRSFGPLLGILLPLIEAFLPFLPLILFVMANVNAFGLWPGFFYSWIGACSGALLVFILIRKFGHTRILAFLQHQKQVSKLMKWFEKHGFGPLFLLLCYPFTPSAVVNIVAGLSKINIGQYMLAVLAGKMVMIFTLSFVGHDIISLITQPMRTTIVLIIIFILWYVGKRIEVRLNMSGEKDHTGG